The Phyllopteryx taeniolatus isolate TA_2022b chromosome 2, UOR_Ptae_1.2, whole genome shotgun sequence nucleotide sequence GTGCCAAACACCCGCACAATGAATTTGAAAACCAATGTGGGGACAGTCCAGGAAGATAACAAAATCACAAGGGCAATTGGAGACTGGCCCCACACCTAGCAACTAAATCCCgtaggtgtgtgtgttgccatgaGGACAGGTGCGGCCACCATGACTCTAATGGTCCAGGTTGATTCCAACGATGAAGATGCTCATTTTACGAAAAACAGATATAATATTCTCTaaaagtaaatgtctttttttttgcacaggcTACCCAGAGGAAACCTACCCTGAGTATGAAGTACCCAACTACAAACATGAATTTGACCGTGTGGCCCTGGAGGAGCCCGCCAACCAGCCCACTGCGGAGGCCCTCGCAGAGCGAATGgagcaagaggaggaagaggttgTGGCAAGGAAGTTATCCATAGTacaagaggaggatgaagatgaggagCAGGAAGATGAGGATGTGGGAGATGTGGAGGAAGTagatgaggaggagggggagtaCAATGAGGAGATagcagaagaggaggaggaggaggaggaggaggcagaagCTGAGAAAAGACTTTTGCTACTTCCACTTGCGTCCCAGGATGCTACAAATACAAAGCACGAAAGATTAGGTCTGCAAATACACAATGAGCTGCAAGGTCATCATAAAGAGGGGAGGAAGCATATTAGCTTTAACGACCAAAGGGATGTGTTTCACTACCCAAAAGAAGATACCTACGAAGGACAGGTGCAGAAGGGGGAGGAAGGagaagaagatgaggaggaggatgtgaATGAAGATGATGGAACAGAggtggaagaagaggaggaggaggttgatGAGGAAGATCCTGTGACCGAAGCGGAGAGACTTCAGTTTAGTAGCGCAGAATGTCCCAACCCTGAGGaagaggcagaggaggaggaagaagcggCGTATTTGGCAACGTTAGCATCCGCGGAGAGCGACAGTAAAGTTCACGTAGACATT carries:
- the ric3a gene encoding protein RIC-3 isoform X2; the protein is MSITTCQKVTLISCSVLCVSLFLPRMLLPRAEKELGRPQVGPGFSPPGMREMSLSDDPKQWGVEPFHSMTRSAEASAKVRSIGRGKKHNLMAQVIPIYGFGVLLYILYIIYKLTSKDKNTRSGNDSPTMSMERNMTDDELARLQERILQSERIMERIVSGKTRASGSGRRRRSKSTPTKKEEKLLKQLRQIAQLMQEGREEGASPEMEAEEVPYSADWEGYPEETYPEYEVPNYKHEFDRVALEEPANQPTAEALAERMEQEEEEVVARKLSIVQEEDEDEEQEDEDVGDVEEVDEEEGEYNEEIAEEEEEEEEEAEAEKRLLLLPLASQDATNTKHERLGLQIHNELQGHHKEGRKHISFNDQRDVFHYPKEDTYEGQVQKGEEGEEDEEEDVNEDDGTEVEEEEEEVDEEDPVTEAERLQFSSAECPNPEEEAEEEEEAAYLATLASAESDSKVHVDIGKEVSGLRMRNRRET